CTAAACCGATTGTTGGAACGGCTATTTGCACGAAATCACAAAGTAAGCTTTACAGTGCTGTTTTTTTGCTTGTGCTTCCTTTTTTACTGCCAAGTTGTTAGAGATAACTCATTGGCCTTTGCCTTTGCCAATTTCTATTAGGTTCTGATCTTCAGTCAGTGGACTAGAGTGTTGGATATAATGGATTATTATTTCAGTGAAAAAGGCTTCGAAGTTTGCAGGATTGATGGTTCAGTGAAACTGGAGGATAGGAAACGGCAGGTATGTACCAATGCATGGATAACACCACTCTGATAagataattagtttttttttttctttctgatctGTGCTTTTGTTATTGTGTTTTGCTTTAGGTTTAAATAAGATAATTAGTTTATAATGCATAACCCTTCATGATCTTCAAAGTCATAAATCATATTGATAACTAAGAAatggtatttttaattttaaaaatgtgttaGAAGTAGGTCTCCTATCGTGAAAAAATACACCTAAAAGCTTAGAGTAGATTTTTGTAGTAGTTTGCAAGTTACAACTCCTGATATCTTAAACATAGGCATGAGAGATTTTTGTTGTCTTCTTAATCACAACACTAATTGAAGAGGCTAAatttttgaatgttttgtttattCTCATTCTGCCTATGAGCAGAACCAGGACTTCAATGATACAAACAGCAATTGCCGAATCTTCCTTCTTTCTACTAGGGCTGGTGGATTGGGAATTAACCTCACTGCAGCTGACACTTGCATTCTTTATGACAGTGATTGGGTACTTTTGACTTTTCCTGTTTGGCATTTATCTATTTGCTTCACAGCATTTAACTTACACTATGCTTACGACTTCATTGTACTACAGAATCCTCAAATGGATTTACAGGCCATGGATAGATGTCATAGAATCGGTCAAACAAAGCCTGTTCATGTTTACAGGCTCGCAACTGCTCAATCAGTAGAGGTACTTGgaaattatgtatataataaGTACAATTGTAAACGACATATGACTGGTAGCTTATTATATTGAGATGGATATGACATGGTCTGTTTACAGGGTCGAATGTTAAAAAGAGCTTTCAACAAGTTGAAGCTTGAGCATGTGGTGATAGAGAAAGGACAGTTTCATCAAGAGCGTACAAAGCCTGCCATTGTGGATGAGATGGAGGTTTGTATGGTAGCAGTAGCATGCTAACGATTTCTAAATTTTTCTGTTCTATCGTCTTGTGTATAAATAGATTTGTTGTCAATATGCTCCATTATTCCAATGATTTTGAAAGTGTGGTTTTGGTTGACAACTCAGTATTTCTATGGCCAATTTTATTAACTGTTTTGGATTGCCTTAATACAAACCTTTTAATTGATCAATTAACTCCAAGATTTACTGGAAATATGAAGAGGACAATAAAAAATCTAGCACTAGCATAATGTCTACTGAAATTTTTAGGTGTCAAAGGCTTGGCTGAAATTTTTAGGCTTGGCTCATTTAAAGATGAAGCAAAAGAGATTGTTGAGATGTCAACAGTGGAAGCCTATCGCATGGCTATGAAAAGTGTGGTTAGATGGGTGAGAATGAACATGAAACCTAACAAGACTAGAGTCTTCTTCACTAGCATGTCACCTTCTCATGGAAGGCAAGTTTAGTATAATccatcacaattttttttggttttttataagCTACAATTTAGTACGATAATTATGTTTCAATCAGGGCTGGGGGTTGGATAGTTCAACAGGTTTGAACTAAGGGTTAAAGGAGTTAAAGGATCTTGATTCAAATTGAATGACAAAAAACATATGTAACCAATAAAATTATTCCAATACAGGAGCATAgaattacccacggacaattcatggataacattacccacgga
This region of Cicer arietinum cultivar CDC Frontier isolate Library 1 chromosome 8, Cicar.CDCFrontier_v2.0, whole genome shotgun sequence genomic DNA includes:
- the LOC113788002 gene encoding ATP-dependent DNA helicase DDM1-like, with amino-acid sequence MDYYFSEKGFEVCRIDGSVKLEDRKRQNQDFNDTNSNCRIFLLSTRAGGLGINLTAADTCILYDSDWNPQMDLQAMDRCHRIGQTKPVHVYRLATAQSVEGRMLKRAFNKLKLEHVVIEKGQFHQERTKPAIVDEMEVCMVAVAC